A single window of Nicotiana sylvestris chromosome 3, ASM39365v2, whole genome shotgun sequence DNA harbors:
- the LOC138887304 gene encoding secreted RxLR effector protein 161-like, protein MHYDLSTKVHKELLKRLDMENAKTIDTPISIATRLDMDEPGSLVNETMYTVILESLLYLTLSRFDIIFSVGLCAMFQSSPKESHLKAAIFFEVSQGNSRLGPLLTFRDNLDLVGYVDADYAGYLGDMKSISEMIYFLGSCVILWGTKK, encoded by the coding sequence ATGCACTATGATCTGTCAACAAAAGTACATAAGGAGTTGCTGAAAAGACTTGATATGGAGAATGCTAAGACCATTGATACACCTATTTCCATCGCTACTCGACTAGACATGGACGAACCTGGTTCTCTTGTCAATGAAACTATGTATACGGTTATCCTTGAATCTCTTCTGTACTTAACTCTCAGCAGATTCGATATTATCTTTAGTGTTGGGTTGTGTGCAATGTTCCAATCGAGCCCAAAAgaatctcacttgaaggctgcAATTTTTTTTGAGGTATCTCAAGGGAACTCAAGACTTGGCCCTCTTTTAACCTTCAGGGATAATTTAGACTTAGTtggatatgttgatgctgactATGCTGGATATTTGGGGGATATGAAGAGCATATCAGAAATGATATATTTTTTGGGGTCATGCGTGATCTTATGGGGTACAAAGAAATAA